The Glycine max cultivar Williams 82 chromosome 12, Glycine_max_v4.0, whole genome shotgun sequence genome window below encodes:
- the LOC100786156 gene encoding signaling peptide TAXIMIN 1, which translates to MCNSDGDCRSLGFLLGLPFAFLSLLLSIVGLIVWIVGLLLTCICPCCLCLTVIVELALALVKAPLHVMEWFTSQIPC; encoded by the exons ATGTGCAACTCAGACGGAGATTGCAGGTCATTGGGTTTTCTGCTGGGTCTTCCCTTTGCCTTTCTCTCCCTCCTCCTCTCAATCGTTGGTCTAATTGTATGGATTgttgg ATTGTTGCTGACATGCATATGCCCCTGCTGCTTGTGCCTGACCGTAATAGTGGAGCTTGCGTTAGCATTGGTGAAGGCTCCACTGCATGTCATGGAGTGGTTCACTTCTCAGATCCCTTGCTGA